Proteins encoded within one genomic window of Synechococcus sp. PCC 7335:
- a CDS encoding DUF29 domain-containing protein: MLKLKSLYDIDFNLWIEDQAAALRAKRLEDLDVANLVAEIEDLAKRDKKALRSYLKVLLLHLLKWQYQPDKQSKSWKASISNSRIEIEDILLDSPSLRNYLPTVVDKTYANARTLASDETGLILETFPIDCPYELEKALDLSFLP; this comes from the coding sequence ATGCTCAAGCTCAAATCCCTATACGATATTGATTTTAATCTTTGGATAGAAGATCAGGCGGCCGCGCTTAGAGCAAAGCGGCTAGAAGACTTGGATGTAGCTAACCTGGTAGCGGAGATAGAAGATTTGGCGAAGCGGGATAAGAAGGCCCTTCGCAGCTATTTGAAGGTGCTTTTATTGCATCTATTGAAATGGCAGTATCAGCCTGATAAGCAGTCGAAAAGTTGGAAGGCCTCTATATCGAATTCTAGAATCGAGATCGAAGATATTTTGTTGGACAGTCCCAGTTTGAGAAACTATCTACCCACTGTGGTTGACAAAACTTATGCAAACGCTAGAACGCTAGCATCTGACGAAACTGGTCTGATATTAGAGACGTTTCCAATCGATTGTCCCTATGAGTTAGAGAAAGCATTAGACCTCAGTTTCTTACCCTGA
- a CDS encoding TIGR04376 family protein, translated as MSLFDDLSRFLETRLDEFLRANPHLELRALEDQLRGQEEDALRLLTNLKRREKELESNILDTAQDIQQWHKRIEKAKAANRQDLVGPAQEREAALLRRGNHLWGQMKSVKERITQTTQLRQRVSKKRQEVKTKIAQAAAQQAAQRAAQSADTDWGTAGWNQTTYTGNQAFDPLDETFRQWEAEEDLNELKRKMGR; from the coding sequence ATGAGCTTATTCGACGATCTCAGCCGTTTTCTAGAAACTCGGCTAGACGAGTTCTTGAGAGCTAACCCCCATCTAGAGTTACGGGCGCTAGAAGATCAGCTACGCGGGCAAGAAGAAGATGCGCTTAGACTATTAACCAATCTAAAGCGACGTGAAAAGGAATTAGAAAGCAATATTCTAGATACCGCGCAAGACATTCAGCAATGGCACAAACGCATTGAGAAGGCAAAAGCCGCTAATCGGCAAGATCTCGTTGGCCCTGCTCAAGAAAGAGAAGCTGCCCTACTACGAAGAGGCAATCATCTGTGGGGTCAGATGAAAAGCGTCAAAGAGCGCATCACCCAAACGACACAGCTGCGGCAGCGCGTTAGCAAAAAGCGCCAAGAAGTCAAAACAAAGATTGCTCAGGCAGCAGCTCAACAGGCTGCTCAAAGGGCCGCTCAATCTGCAGATACCGACTGGGGGACCGCTGGCTGGAATCAAACCACCTACACGGGGAATCAAGCCTTCGATCCTTTAGATGAAACCTTTCGTCAGTGGGAAGCAGAAGAAGATCTCAACGAGCTTAAACGCAAGATGGGACGGTGA
- a CDS encoding M67 family metallopeptidase, protein MVLVLSNQQLLAMYSHAERVYPEECCGLMVGTLDASQAQPFKRVAELVALDNRWTPDVIESNAVEPGSDPGRSRHLSKQRRYWIDPADMLRVQKQARNKGLNIIGVYHSHPDHRAVPSECDRALAWPDYAYTIVSVQRGKAVDVQNWALDIAHQFQPEAMQIAPSSATDRMPLSA, encoded by the coding sequence GTGGTGCTAGTCCTTTCTAACCAACAGCTATTAGCTATGTACTCTCACGCTGAACGGGTATATCCCGAAGAGTGCTGTGGGCTTATGGTTGGTACCCTCGACGCTTCTCAAGCCCAACCCTTCAAAAGGGTCGCTGAGTTAGTGGCGCTCGACAATAGGTGGACACCTGATGTCATTGAATCTAATGCTGTTGAGCCAGGTAGTGACCCAGGGCGCTCAAGGCATCTCTCCAAACAGCGACGCTACTGGATAGATCCTGCGGACATGTTACGGGTGCAGAAGCAGGCAAGAAATAAAGGCCTCAACATCATTGGGGTTTACCACTCGCATCCAGATCATAGAGCGGTGCCTTCAGAGTGCGATCGCGCTCTAGCCTGGCCTGACTACGCCTATACAATTGTGTCAGTTCAGCGTGGCAAGGCAGTTGATGTTCAAAACTGGGCACTAGACATCGCCCATCAGTTTCAACCAGAAGCCATGCAAATAGCGCCCTCTTCAGCAACAGATCGAATGCCGCTCTCGGCTTAA
- a CDS encoding DNA methyltransferase, which translates to MSTAEKVAYATKLLRISGPQSVADILDRTIHQDSLTALPLMPDSFVDLLIVDPPYNRQKDFNGSTFKVMPEADYQIWLASWMSQLPRLLKPTASIYMCCDWQSSNAIYQVFSRHFQVRNRITWEREKGRGAKRNWKNASEDIWFGTMSDKYTFNVEAVKLQRRVRAPYRDNAGKPKDWQETQQGNFRNTYPSNLWTDISIPFWSMAENTDHPTQKPEKLIAKMVLASSNPGNVVFDPFLGSGTTSVVAKKLGRHYVGIEQEELYACWAQKRLALAEQDTSIQGYTDGYFWERNVGLGDRIPAVKQNH; encoded by the coding sequence ATGAGTACAGCAGAAAAAGTTGCCTATGCAACCAAATTGCTAAGGATAAGTGGCCCCCAGTCAGTAGCCGATATTCTAGATCGGACAATTCATCAAGATTCGTTGACTGCTTTACCGTTGATGCCAGATAGCTTCGTTGACTTGCTGATCGTCGATCCGCCCTACAACCGCCAGAAAGATTTCAACGGTTCGACCTTTAAGGTGATGCCTGAGGCTGACTATCAGATCTGGCTAGCGAGCTGGATGTCCCAACTACCGCGTCTACTAAAGCCAACAGCCTCTATATATATGTGCTGTGATTGGCAGTCATCAAATGCGATCTATCAGGTGTTTTCTAGGCACTTTCAGGTACGTAACCGAATCACTTGGGAACGCGAAAAAGGACGCGGGGCAAAGCGCAATTGGAAAAATGCCTCTGAAGATATTTGGTTTGGCACAATGTCGGACAAGTACACCTTTAATGTGGAAGCAGTGAAGCTACAGCGGCGAGTTCGAGCGCCTTATCGAGACAACGCTGGTAAACCCAAAGACTGGCAAGAAACTCAGCAAGGCAACTTCCGCAACACCTATCCCTCAAACCTATGGACCGATATCTCTATTCCTTTCTGGTCCATGGCAGAAAACACAGACCACCCTACTCAAAAGCCTGAAAAGCTGATAGCCAAGATGGTTCTAGCCAGCTCCAACCCGGGTAATGTGGTGTTCGATCCATTTCTTGGATCTGGAACGACTTCTGTTGTGGCTAAAAAGCTCGGTCGGCACTATGTGGGTATAGAGCAGGAAGAACTCTATGCCTGTTGGGCACAGAAACGATTGGCACTCGCTGAGCAAGATACTTCGATTCAGGGATATACAGATGGGTATTTCTGGGAGCGGAATGTGGGGCTGGGTGATCGCATACCGGCAGTGAAACAGAATCACTAA
- a CDS encoding helicase HerA domain-containing protein: protein MTIEPRLTVFCSHQGLDTFHAITHQHHIWHSDPYDVDTIHQPARSAYERLLSRVDSGVADDSGRILLLLGESGAGKTHLMRVFRNQTHGRNQGFFSYMQMTSAVSNYARYVLRSTIDSFEKPYYENFGVTTGLMKISNALAESPSVMTKSELHLLRQENLNPSELLGLIYPVADRVIGLEKFSGVDLDVIRALLYLQSGQPAISAKVLKFLRCEPLAPYDSDMLGGMASRDHDDDPLRVLQSLALLVRAVTSGAFVICLDQLEDIRTMEFAEQRFQRAIQTIVTLAEIPNVVVVLSCLADFYESLKKQLPTPYVDRLELDPTPVTLKAQRTTDEVHLIIEKRLQHLYDAADIDISDIQNSLYPFPSGTVDKLASLPTRRVLDWCLQKREESISTGKPPELGPSLGPDPDPEFTELSQLWNDHSAGTFLPPESDHDLLRLLGNSIVQCAKELGDSYCFTVDKSGDYLTTDIQIGQNPIQESLLLGLCQKSSAGGALLRQIQAFESAASGYIPVILRTTEFPGNPRTQTAAKIGSFISNGGRRAMVVDSDWRKMIALQKFRELHGSRTDYQQWLQTERPLSQLPSIQEILKLRQLIVEIPNSPPTAIPAYPSPTRETSSTEPQPKRPASSSSYTINSSPPKPGSAILLGHTRTSVPTSVEIKPEALVRHGAFLGGSGSGKTTLALSLIEQLLLREIPAILLDRKGDLCSYADPTAWNKPNSDPQVAVSRQLLQDKIEVSVYTPGTIPGQGRPLSIAIAPPGLGQLPSGERQQIANYCATAIGGILNYKQYGQDKSRVAILGQAITVLSELQIDNPLSINRLIEFIAEEDPLLVNAIGVLDPKHCKKLAEDLQTLSLMRGHLFNSQSEQLSVDRLLTSPTSEKTPLSIINLGSLGDNDNILFWISQFLLDLNRYAQKHPSGKLQAVVLFDEADLYLPAQGKPSTKEPMESLLKRARSAGIGILLATQSPGDLDYKCRDQISSWFVGKVKENTALKKLKPMLSEAKIDVTSKLANQKVGEFFDIRAGNVTSLKANMSLVRAEQVPLEEIKKIAAQSQ, encoded by the coding sequence ATGACCATAGAACCGCGGCTAACCGTATTTTGCTCTCACCAAGGCTTAGATACTTTTCACGCAATTACGCATCAGCATCACATCTGGCATTCAGATCCTTACGATGTCGACACCATTCATCAGCCGGCTCGATCTGCTTATGAACGCTTACTCAGCAGAGTAGATAGCGGTGTTGCGGATGATTCGGGGCGTATTTTGCTGCTGCTAGGAGAGTCGGGAGCAGGCAAAACTCACCTGATGCGCGTTTTCCGTAATCAAACTCACGGGCGTAATCAGGGATTTTTTAGCTATATGCAGATGACCTCTGCTGTTTCCAACTATGCGCGGTATGTGCTGAGAAGCACCATTGACTCTTTTGAGAAACCTTATTATGAGAACTTTGGCGTCACGACAGGATTGATGAAAATTTCAAACGCTCTGGCAGAAAGCCCTAGCGTGATGACCAAAAGCGAGCTGCATCTATTGAGACAAGAGAATCTCAACCCTTCTGAGCTATTAGGTCTGATCTATCCTGTTGCGGATCGGGTGATAGGGCTAGAGAAGTTCAGTGGTGTGGATTTGGACGTTATCCGAGCGTTGCTGTATCTTCAATCAGGTCAACCGGCTATCAGCGCTAAGGTGCTGAAGTTTTTGCGATGCGAGCCACTAGCGCCCTATGACAGCGACATGTTAGGTGGGATGGCTTCGCGAGATCATGACGACGATCCCTTACGAGTGCTACAGTCTCTAGCGCTTCTGGTTCGAGCGGTGACAAGCGGCGCTTTTGTTATCTGCCTCGATCAGCTAGAAGACATACGCACAATGGAATTTGCCGAACAGAGATTTCAAAGAGCTATTCAAACCATTGTTACCCTAGCTGAAATTCCTAACGTGGTTGTAGTACTCTCTTGCCTAGCCGATTTCTATGAAAGCTTGAAGAAGCAACTGCCTACACCCTATGTTGATCGTTTGGAGCTAGATCCTACGCCTGTCACACTCAAAGCGCAAAGAACGACCGATGAGGTTCATCTGATCATTGAAAAACGATTGCAGCACCTTTATGATGCAGCCGATATTGACATATCAGATATTCAAAATTCTTTGTATCCTTTTCCATCGGGAACAGTAGATAAACTGGCAAGCTTGCCTACTAGACGTGTTCTAGATTGGTGCCTGCAAAAGAGAGAAGAGAGCATTTCTACAGGTAAGCCTCCTGAGCTTGGTCCTAGCCTAGGCCCAGACCCAGACCCGGAGTTCACAGAGCTCAGCCAGCTTTGGAACGATCATTCAGCTGGTACCTTTTTACCACCTGAGAGCGATCACGACCTACTGCGCCTTCTAGGCAACAGCATCGTACAGTGCGCCAAAGAACTAGGTGACAGCTATTGTTTTACAGTGGACAAAAGCGGAGACTATCTCACAACTGATATTCAGATAGGACAAAACCCAATTCAAGAATCCCTGCTGCTTGGGCTATGTCAAAAGTCATCTGCTGGGGGTGCTTTATTACGACAGATCCAAGCTTTTGAGAGCGCTGCTAGTGGCTACATTCCAGTAATTCTTAGGACCACAGAATTTCCGGGCAACCCTAGAACACAAACTGCTGCGAAGATAGGTAGTTTCATCAGCAATGGTGGCCGCAGAGCTATGGTTGTAGATTCTGACTGGCGCAAAATGATAGCGCTTCAAAAGTTTCGGGAACTTCATGGTTCCCGGACTGACTATCAGCAGTGGTTGCAAACAGAACGGCCGCTGTCTCAGCTTCCCTCTATCCAAGAAATACTTAAGTTGAGGCAACTGATAGTAGAGATTCCAAACTCACCGCCCACGGCTATACCTGCATACCCTAGTCCGACTCGCGAAACTAGCTCTACAGAACCACAACCAAAAAGACCCGCATCTTCTTCGTCCTATACAATCAACTCTTCTCCACCCAAGCCAGGTTCAGCCATCCTACTAGGTCATACCCGCACATCTGTGCCAACGTCGGTAGAGATCAAACCAGAAGCTCTGGTGCGGCACGGTGCCTTTCTTGGTGGCTCCGGCAGTGGAAAAACAACGCTAGCGCTAAGCCTAATTGAACAGCTACTGCTGCGTGAAATTCCAGCAATCTTGCTTGATCGCAAGGGTGACTTATGCAGCTATGCAGATCCTACGGCTTGGAACAAGCCCAACAGCGATCCTCAAGTTGCTGTGTCTCGTCAACTATTACAAGACAAGATAGAGGTTTCTGTCTACACACCTGGAACCATCCCAGGACAAGGTCGACCGTTGAGCATTGCGATCGCACCTCCTGGCTTAGGTCAACTGCCCAGCGGCGAACGCCAGCAAATTGCCAACTATTGTGCAACAGCAATTGGAGGCATCTTGAACTACAAGCAGTATGGTCAAGACAAATCGCGCGTAGCTATTTTAGGGCAGGCGATCACAGTTCTTAGCGAATTACAAATCGACAACCCACTTAGCATCAACCGACTCATAGAATTCATTGCAGAAGAAGATCCATTGTTAGTAAACGCGATCGGCGTTCTAGATCCAAAGCACTGCAAAAAACTTGCCGAAGATCTTCAGACACTCAGCCTAATGAGAGGTCATCTATTCAATAGTCAATCAGAGCAACTATCAGTCGATCGACTATTGACTAGTCCAACATCTGAAAAAACACCTCTATCGATCATCAATTTGGGTTCTTTAGGCGACAACGACAACATTCTTTTTTGGATCTCTCAGTTTTTGCTCGATCTCAACCGATACGCTCAGAAACATCCCTCAGGAAAGCTGCAAGCAGTGGTCCTATTTGATGAAGCCGATCTCTATTTACCAGCGCAAGGTAAACCATCTACTAAAGAGCCGATGGAAAGTCTCCTAAAGCGGGCTCGTTCGGCTGGGATCGGAATTCTATTGGCAACTCAAAGCCCCGGTGACCTAGATTACAAATGCCGTGATCAAATTTCCTCTTGGTTTGTTGGGAAAGTAAAAGAAAACACAGCACTCAAAAAGCTGAAGCCAATGCTGAGCGAAGCCAAAATTGACGTTACTAGCAAGCTAGCCAATCAAAAGGTTGGTGAGTTCTTTGACATTCGCGCTGGCAATGTCACGAGTTTGAAAGCTAACATGTCGCTGGTCAGAGCAGAGCAAGTGCCTCTTGAGGAGATTAAAAAGATAGCAGCCCAATCTCAATAG
- the moeB gene encoding molybdopterin-synthase adenylyltransferase MoeB, with protein MLNPNLDDIQLTKHEYERYSRHLILPEVGLEGQKKLKAASICCVGTGGLGSPLLLYLAAAGIGRIGIVDFDVVDHSNLQRQVIHGTSWVGKPKIESAKNRILEINPHCQVDLHEVRLSSDNALEIFEPYDIVVDGTDNFPTRYLVNDACVLLDKPNVYGSIYRFEGQATVFNYEGGPNYRDLYPEPPPPGLVPSCAEGGVLGILPGMIGVIQATETIKIILGKGNTLSGRLLVYNSLDMSFRELKLRKPPEEHRAVIDKLIDYDQFCGIPQAAEAEAKKLSEMSEMSATDLKKLIDSGSDDYFLLDVRNPNEYEIAHIPGSTLIPLGEIENGDGVLKLKGMLNGHKLVAHCKMGGRSAKALAILKEAGIEGTNVKGGILAWSREVDPSVPEY; from the coding sequence ATGCTGAATCCAAACTTGGATGATATCCAACTAACCAAACATGAGTACGAACGCTACTCGCGGCACTTAATTCTTCCCGAAGTTGGCCTCGAGGGTCAAAAAAAGCTCAAAGCTGCCAGTATCTGCTGCGTCGGTACAGGCGGGCTCGGTTCACCGCTTCTCCTCTACTTAGCAGCAGCAGGTATCGGTCGTATCGGCATCGTTGATTTTGATGTAGTCGATCACTCCAACCTCCAACGCCAAGTCATCCACGGCACTTCCTGGGTTGGCAAACCGAAGATCGAATCTGCCAAAAATCGTATTCTCGAAATTAATCCCCATTGTCAGGTAGATCTCCACGAAGTTCGGCTCTCTTCTGACAACGCCTTAGAAATCTTTGAGCCCTACGACATTGTTGTAGATGGCACCGACAACTTTCCTACTCGCTATCTGGTCAACGACGCTTGCGTTCTCCTAGACAAACCCAACGTCTACGGCTCAATCTACCGCTTTGAAGGGCAAGCCACCGTCTTCAACTACGAAGGGGGGCCCAACTACAGAGATCTCTACCCCGAGCCACCACCGCCGGGGCTCGTTCCTTCCTGCGCGGAAGGCGGCGTGCTAGGAATTTTGCCAGGGATGATTGGTGTTATCCAAGCGACTGAAACTATCAAGATTATCCTTGGCAAAGGCAACACGCTGAGCGGCAGACTTCTGGTCTACAACTCTCTGGACATGAGCTTTCGAGAGCTAAAGCTACGTAAGCCGCCCGAAGAGCACCGCGCCGTCATCGATAAACTGATCGACTATGACCAGTTCTGCGGCATTCCCCAAGCAGCGGAAGCAGAAGCCAAAAAACTATCCGAAATGTCGGAGATGTCTGCCACAGATCTTAAAAAACTCATCGACAGCGGCTCAGACGACTACTTCTTACTAGATGTTCGTAATCCTAATGAGTACGAGATAGCTCATATTCCGGGTTCGACCCTAATTCCACTTGGTGAAATCGAGAACGGGGACGGCGTACTTAAACTCAAAGGCATGCTCAACGGTCACAAACTAGTTGCCCACTGTAAGATGGGGGGTCGCTCTGCTAAAGCGCTCGCTATTCTAAAAGAAGCTGGGATTGAAGGGACTAACGTCAAAGGTGGCATTCTCGCCTGGAGCCGAGAAGTCGATCCTTCTGTCCCTGAATATTAA
- the murF gene encoding UDP-N-acetylmuramoyl-tripeptide--D-alanyl-D-alanine ligase yields MGGFSASLGEIAKVLGVAPQACVEIETQAMATGVTTDTRTVQAGELFVALVGETFDGHEFAKQAVEKGAIATIVKKGVFSKTVTLPRIEVTDTLAAYQTLGQWWRSQCAIPVVAITGSVGKTTTKELVAAALSQFGTVFKTRANYNNEIGVPKTLLGLTTEHDYAVVEMGMRGLEEIALLTQIAKPTVALITNVGTAHIGRLGSRAAIAQAKCELLRELPTDGTAVLNHDDARLMSTAARFWSGTQITYGLEGGDVRGQIAGSDIIVDGVKIPLPLPGRHNALNLLSAIATLKALNLNWQQLSQGFSVPMPAGRSQRHQLPNDILLLDETYNAGAEATIAALELLADQPGTRHIAVLGTMKELGTQSVDLHRLVGKTVADLALDQLLILADPIEAKAMADSARSVPSQQFDNHDQLAQCLKAQLQAGDRLLFKASRSVEMDKVVDQLLKDFMVDT; encoded by the coding sequence ATGGGCGGTTTCAGTGCTTCTCTAGGTGAAATTGCAAAGGTGCTTGGGGTAGCACCACAGGCTTGTGTGGAGATAGAAACACAAGCTATGGCAACAGGAGTAACCACAGATACACGAACGGTACAAGCTGGCGAGCTGTTCGTAGCATTAGTCGGTGAAACTTTTGACGGGCATGAGTTTGCTAAACAGGCGGTGGAAAAAGGCGCGATCGCAACGATTGTCAAAAAAGGCGTCTTTTCTAAGACAGTAACTTTGCCACGTATAGAAGTAACCGATACGCTCGCAGCCTATCAAACCTTAGGTCAGTGGTGGCGATCGCAATGTGCCATACCGGTTGTCGCAATCACCGGGTCAGTCGGTAAAACCACCACCAAAGAACTGGTCGCAGCGGCACTCTCTCAATTCGGAACCGTGTTTAAAACGCGAGCAAACTACAACAACGAGATTGGCGTACCCAAGACGCTACTAGGCCTGACAACCGAGCACGATTATGCAGTGGTCGAGATGGGAATGCGTGGCTTAGAAGAAATTGCGCTACTCACCCAGATTGCCAAGCCAACGGTCGCGCTGATCACCAACGTAGGAACAGCGCATATCGGCAGGCTAGGATCAAGAGCGGCGATCGCCCAGGCTAAATGTGAACTGCTAAGAGAATTACCCACTGATGGAACGGCTGTTCTGAATCATGACGATGCCCGGTTGATGTCTACTGCGGCTAGATTCTGGTCTGGGACGCAAATCACTTATGGGCTCGAAGGCGGTGATGTACGCGGCCAGATAGCAGGCAGCGATATCATCGTTGACGGGGTAAAGATTCCGCTACCTTTACCGGGTCGTCATAATGCGCTGAACTTATTGAGCGCGATCGCCACTCTTAAAGCGCTTAATCTCAATTGGCAGCAGCTCTCGCAAGGCTTCAGCGTCCCCATGCCAGCTGGGCGATCTCAAAGACATCAACTGCCCAACGATATTCTGTTGTTAGATGAAACCTATAATGCTGGAGCCGAAGCTACGATCGCCGCCCTAGAGCTATTAGCAGATCAGCCAGGCACTAGGCATATTGCTGTACTTGGTACTATGAAAGAGCTAGGAACTCAATCGGTTGACTTACACAGACTTGTCGGTAAAACCGTCGCCGACCTAGCACTCGATCAGCTCCTGATCTTGGCTGATCCCATTGAAGCTAAAGCGATGGCCGACAGCGCTAGATCAGTGCCTAGTCAGCAGTTTGACAATCATGATCAGCTAGCCCAATGTTTGAAAGCTCAGCTTCAGGCAGGCGATCGCCTTCTTTTTAAAGCTTCGCGCTCAGTCGAAATGGACAAAGTCGTCGATCAGCTTCTAAAAGATTTCATGGTTGATACGTAG
- a CDS encoding GatB/YqeY domain-containing protein — protein MSLKDRISEEIKAAMKAKDKLRLETVRGIKKVILEKESEIRGKGRDKLTEEEELAVVMQLAKQRRDSIKQFTDAGREELADKEAKELEVLEEYLPAQLSEEEIEAAVDEAIAQVGATGPRDMGKVMGPVMQKLKGQADGGKVQAIVKSKLMN, from the coding sequence ATGAGCTTAAAAGATCGCATCTCCGAAGAAATCAAAGCGGCGATGAAGGCAAAAGACAAGCTGCGGCTCGAAACCGTGCGCGGTATTAAAAAAGTCATCCTTGAAAAAGAGAGCGAAATCCGAGGTAAAGGCCGTGACAAACTCACTGAAGAAGAAGAGCTAGCCGTCGTCATGCAGTTGGCTAAGCAGCGCCGCGACTCTATCAAGCAGTTCACGGATGCAGGTCGTGAAGAGCTAGCCGACAAAGAAGCTAAAGAGCTAGAAGTCTTAGAAGAATACCTGCCTGCTCAGCTATCTGAAGAAGAGATCGAAGCGGCTGTGGATGAAGCGATCGCACAGGTTGGAGCCACTGGCCCTCGAGATATGGGTAAAGTCATGGGACCTGTGATGCAAAAGCTCAAAGGTCAAGCAGACGGTGGAAAAGTACAGGCGATTGTGAAATCAAAGCTGATGAATTGA
- a CDS encoding endonuclease domain-containing protein, with protein sequence MSVDQQQTGFVNKLSLHQSRRNQSIPTLSTLVGGTAATHLLWVRWMRQTGRCTAVCTYESLPSLFCAWLSTAISYCDLQSLALTRTAQLAEREVEQLSKWLAYVGEYQKNQFWQHLTALFPQALWLRALISLGMNHPAKCMETLTLEGITLQEDDPTVVAQGFAVVSNLLPDTTIPGLLIHLPSGCSELFFRYSVLPALTRLVESVPAIPVGLLFSLSQSDELIEQLPESREKAVVRGGMVKLTTPKEEELRQWLGEHGLHQEDKIQPILHAARQYGATKEILIAAVGLAKTVSQNEPANSSGDIYRSHPERLLFQYLEARPATAGQFQVNAQVDITFGNRAMEVDFLADKAKVVIELDGSYHHLRSLDSYRRDRRKDFALQQEGFWVLRFLSEDVITHLEDILNAIDQALALRLAEAPVQMET encoded by the coding sequence ATGTCAGTTGATCAACAGCAAACAGGCTTTGTAAACAAGCTGTCGTTGCACCAATCCCGCCGAAATCAGTCTATTCCTACGCTTTCTACTCTAGTAGGAGGGACTGCAGCAACGCATCTGCTGTGGGTCAGATGGATGCGTCAGACGGGGCGATGTACGGCTGTTTGTACCTACGAGTCACTGCCATCGCTCTTTTGTGCGTGGCTCTCTACAGCTATTTCGTACTGTGACTTGCAGTCCTTAGCATTGACGCGGACGGCTCAATTGGCTGAACGAGAGGTTGAGCAGCTTTCTAAGTGGTTAGCCTACGTGGGTGAATATCAAAAAAATCAATTCTGGCAGCATCTTACTGCTCTGTTTCCTCAGGCTCTTTGGCTAAGAGCACTGATATCACTGGGCATGAATCATCCTGCCAAATGTATGGAGACGCTCACGCTTGAGGGAATCACATTACAAGAAGATGATCCAACTGTGGTTGCTCAAGGTTTCGCTGTTGTGTCTAACCTTCTGCCTGACACCACAATCCCAGGACTCCTTATTCACTTACCTTCTGGTTGCAGCGAGCTATTCTTTCGATACTCTGTCCTGCCAGCTCTAACTCGGTTAGTTGAATCCGTCCCTGCAATCCCGGTTGGCCTTTTGTTTAGTCTGTCGCAATCCGATGAGCTGATAGAGCAGCTACCAGAATCTAGGGAGAAGGCAGTTGTTCGAGGCGGAATGGTAAAGCTAACCACACCGAAAGAAGAGGAGCTGCGTCAGTGGCTGGGCGAACACGGACTACATCAAGAAGATAAGATACAGCCTATTCTTCATGCTGCGCGGCAGTACGGCGCTACCAAGGAAATCTTAATAGCAGCGGTAGGACTTGCTAAGACAGTTAGCCAAAACGAACCTGCTAATAGTAGTGGCGATATCTATCGCAGTCACCCAGAACGGCTTCTGTTTCAATATTTAGAAGCTAGGCCGGCAACTGCCGGACAGTTTCAGGTGAACGCCCAGGTTGATATTACCTTTGGTAATCGCGCTATGGAAGTCGATTTTTTAGCAGACAAGGCCAAAGTCGTTATTGAACTAGATGGTAGCTACCACCATCTGCGATCACTTGATAGCTATCGCCGTGATCGCCGTAAAGACTTTGCCTTGCAGCAAGAAGGCTTCTGGGTTCTTCGCTTTCTTTCTGAAGATGTGATCACTCACCTCGAAGACATCCTCAATGCTATCGACCAGGCCCTAGCCCTGCGGCTAGCTGAAGCGCCCGTTCAAATGGAGACATGA